The sequence aatcctgatgtcatttcctgttgtccttacctgattgtttctggacattcatgctacttgctgcatcagctggaacctggtatttatcactgctccttattacctgttattatcacctctctgcaaataaacaaagagtgttttcaccaaattcatgactcctagctgtacttctgtttgagaaccgtgacagttgttgtcccatcctgtgatgtcctttcctgttgtcctaatcctgatgtcatttcctgttgtccttacctgattgtttctggacattcatgctacttgctgcatcagctggaacctggtatttatcactgctccttattacctgttattatcacctctctgcaaataaacagtgttttcacctatccatgactcctagctgtacttctgtttgagatccgtgacagtggaagggagggggtactgtcatgatctgcctacagcgtgtacattacatgctgctttgcatggcagctcctgcctttttgtcattctattatttgtatttctattttgtgttccagtagtacctcttttcaccagaggtgctgctattgtgcattattcttgtgcttaaggagttaacctgtatgttcactaattatctcatgcacctgggtgtgtctcattccccttatatatacctgttcctcccagcagtcatggctggttattgttgtcccatcctgtgatgtcctttcctgttgtcctaatcctgatgtcatttcctgttgtccttacctgattgtttctggacattcatgctacttgctgcatcagctggaatctggtatttatcactgctccttattacctcttattatcacctctctgcaaataaacacagagggctagatttactatcaggcgtgatgcatggcggcttcaaaccgccatgcatcgcggcggttttccggcgtgtttgcattgcaaacagccggatttactaatgggcgcatttcagcttcaatttgaagccgccggcgatgtaacggcgggatgtaatgctcaaagccgccggcggctttgaatagaacatggcgcttttgctttaaatgacggcgcttttgtgtaaaggcggtttttttgaaaattacacctgtctcctggcctgttactattggctattttcaaactcaggagatttgacatcacaagccctatattaaccactggcctgacacttttttctctgatagggtttagaggagttttgtgagaggagtttggaggatagtggtttgctgagagttagtgtttggtggattggtggagcgatatctgattgaagtgtgagtagtcctgtggttttttcctgttttgtacatttattttctcatttattttctgtcttgtattttttgtatttgacttgtcctctgtctgtgttacttgtgtgtgactgtgtggagagtgtgtctgtaggtagtgtagtttgttctttgtgtttgtaagtccttcagtgttttgtgtttttctgtcttctgggtaaaaatgtccagagatgggaggggagaacaggctgaggagagggagatggaggttgagggatcagaggagggagagggagaggttgaggagacaggacagggcaggaagaccaagacagggaggaatgtgcgcttctcacatgatgagaattgtgtgttggtgcacaacatcattccctgctacgaggtcatcctagggaacctggcagcccggactcctctaaggcggcgtcaccaactgtgggggagagtctgtgaggccgtgaacgcggtgggcccactgaagcggacagtggcacactgccgcaagcgcttctctgatattaagaggaggcttaaagagaagatggcccaggaaaggaggtcgacaaggcgcacgggtggtggccccccacttcgtatggagtacaccacgtacgaggaggagctgcgccagataatgccggctgaaattgtagagggcataaatgtgcaggacaccgattcgccctcttttggccaagtagttggtgagttatttggtttttttaccctaacagtattttaaatgtttttttctttttaaaactgcttttttctttttaaaactccttttttctttttaaaactgcttttttctttttaaaactgcttttttctttttaaaactgcttttttctttttaaaactccttttttctttttaaaactccttttttctttttaaaactgcttttctctttttaaaacctcTTATCTctgtgcaaacgttttttcttatttgtttttttttttttgattgtttttcaaagtgtatttttgactctaatagtttgtaaaggttttttttttctcatagcaaaaaaaaaaaaattgcaaacacatttgtgcaataaacagtatatttggaaattgttttttatggaaatacattgtatgctttttctaatacatccagattcgccaggaccgcagttcagtcccagtgccagacctacacctccaccttcagcgagagattcgggcacagacgagcaagcaggtgcgtgatttctgtttaggatagaaataatggagttaattgattttctgtgcaaatgttgctgtcaattttttttaattttttttttaattgtttgcaatgagaagtttgggctacattttactaaactgatatgttgcctatagtaacccatcagaatatacctttactttatttattgcattcaacaaaatgacagctaaaatctgattggttgctataggcaacatctccactttttatagtagtttagtcaaaataacccagcatgtactacacagtccaaatgataatgggtattaaaaggataataagtgcatccgtaagcaggtagcataggactagaaatcaggaatgcaaacattgtgaaagaatctgtagttgctaaagaatattctttcctatccagtgttcagaatgcaatatacaaacttattatatactatatacttaccgtcatttttcatacacagggccctcttcataccagccacctcaggcggagtcattggaaatgtcccctgagccagaggatcaaacgaccatcaccctggtaacagtggatgcccctgtgtctggcctccaggaagtttcacctggccctgctgaaccatcacaccaccaacctgcacctgaaactatggacccagccagagaaatggcgctgtctattggcgcattccagcagcaacagacattgttcatggacaggcaaactgggcacatgtcacaaattgcggcccagttgaggcgaatacaccgctccacgagccaaatccctgctgcaataaaccggctggcaagcgctttggagcagacaaatgtgcagctggcccaaatgtctgggtctgtggacgccatgcattcctccattcgcgaggggaatgccaatgttatccggctggcaggccaactccagcaggaactgattgcccgcttgccggcccctttttcatcggcctccaccagtgccgctagtactcctaccacatctctacagagtactcctccaaggagaggtgctcgcaccaggggtgggcgagggaggggagagagtgccaCCAAGCATagtgatatgcctgcaaaaaggcaacgctagcacaatgtttcttattgattaatgttttgtcaagtttctataaccattatacgttattatttattgtgttctgcaataaatgcagttaaatttctattgtgtcagtctttcttttctgcacattaaacaagagtatactgattttttaacaactatgcactaatttcacttaaacattgacctctgactgtcacattccagggatgttcatatttaccacatgaggagtacacactatcctgtttttaaaggttccaatttacaaaacatttaaaataaaatactaaaattgcactcacataaaacacattttgtagcaaaaaatgtttttcatactatgtacttacacgtaaagtagtttgtaattagacggtctctaatctcccttccgccctctgtgctctgcacatcaccagatgtgacacgtaccccttcttcttcactgtctactgcaataatcggtggggtaagttgatgtaaagccaggttatgcagcagacagcaagccaggacaatctcagataccttttcaggtgcatacataagcaccccaccagatttatcaaggcacctgaacctggttttcaagagtccaaacgtacgttctatgatacctctagtggttatgtgtgcctcattgtattggtgctgtgcaggagtctgaggatgcagcagaggagtcatgagccaggagcgacacccatatcctgaatctcctgcaataaaagtaaaatgttagctcccatttactttgagcatgttgtacagcagttagcatatgtgagtccatttgagcaaggataagggatatataaaacatgcaaagtacatacccaaaagccatccctccggcatttcaccactttcaaatttggcataaagggtagactgtctcaggataaaggcatcatgacatgacccaggatagcctgcaacaacactcaatatacgctggttagcatcgcagacaacctgcacattcagggagtggtaatgatggtgattaacaaaaacctctgccctgtggtgaggtggtctcagggcaatatgagtgcaatctattgcacccattacattagggatacctgcgaccctatagaaagctcccttgagctcatgccactgtgactcctggctggggaagctgatatagctagggcacactcttttaagggcacctaaaacctgtccaaaatgccttgaaaatgtcggctgcgttatgccaatcactctggaggacacagattgaaaggaacctgttgccaaaaagtgaactgcacacagtagtttgtgtagtcctgacactgcattagagcggctggttgtaggctccaaatcatccttcacttgctcatacagtgccatgaggttagtacgattgaggcgaaacatttgtactacctccacatcagccaaagactccagattcaaacgcactgaaaatgcacgtggagtgcggggtctttgcaggctccgcggaacagatgccaactgctgttcatcctcctcctcctggcgcctttctgcctccatcaggtaaaaagctgcaaacatacactggcaagaatgcaccacattacctgcaaaagtcattctccaacaaacccacacctgccaaataatgaggggccctttttgtaagcatcatgattaactgctgggcaatagacggtgattgtctgtgattgcttcaggcagaaaaaacatttttcacatgtggattgcattagcattaaaataagggttaactatgtaatgcaacaattcccatcctagtttctttgaggcaacagtattctagtggttttttggaaagtacaaaacaactagaaaaggaaaggtgaaatgagattttactatgcaatcatactgggtgaaaaaataatggaaaaaaaaaaaaacagtagcctgaaatttcatgacactttgcccattttctatacacagtcctaatggagcaatcattggacatgaaataggcctttctcttatggtctgattggcaaaatacctgaaacagcacactgtttgaaccatcacgccgctcacaagcagcgctttcattttggtcttttgaatggcggttttccggcggctttataaaccccctaatagtaaatccggctgtttgtatgttgaacattgttgaaaccgtcatggcgatgtatacagaggcgggtttggaaacatcatttttgcccgtttggacggcgggtttagccttagtaaatccggcgatggctaaaccgccgccaaatccgccgaaagtcggcggatttacaaacacgcctgatagtaaatctagcccagagtgttttcacctatccatgactcctagctgtacttctgtttgagatccgtgacactGATCAGCTGAACATGTATCTCAAACAAGACAGCAGAAAAATGTTTAACAATGTttgaaaaatatgttatttttacttAGGAAATCTGAAATTAGTCAACATGTAGAATATGGCAACATCAATCTGAAACACCTGCCAATTTTACTAATTTGTGGGCTTTGTGGTGTGAAACTGGAGATTGAAGCGACATTACCTTATTAAACAGTATGATGTTCACTTAACACTATTTATGGACAATTTAACTCagttatcttcctactctactttCATATAATAACCCCCAATGAACTAACCTGCTGTGCTAGATTTTACACTGTGTAAAAAGATGCGATCTCACTCATCATCTCAACCAGCAGTAGCCCGGTACAGGGGACTAATTGAGCAATTTCCCTGCAAGTATTCCTCTACCAGGTGTTACCACAAATCTACAGGTAACATGTTGAGGATGAACCCAGTGTATTATGTTATGTTAGTAGTAGATGCTGAAGGTGTCTTCTAGTGCAATAACTGTTGTCTTGTGCCGTTATAAAATGCTTGTTGATGAAATGTTTTAGATCCTGAGGGATGAGAAAGTAAATGGGGACAAaatggacagtgtgacaggatggactgcctatgccaccctgtctgttgtgttccTGGGGACCAGTTGggcttgccactgtcccctttctttctcctaaatgcgccctctaaccacggTAGGAGggacttaagctgctgccaccactcgACTCCTTAGCAGCATCTAGAAccacgtccttctgggtaactgtcgctactagtgtaccccctcactggtcACCTGGGCTGGTATCCCCTGACCTTTTCCTGTAGATTAGGGTTGCTATGGATGgtttcccccctggcctatcacactggccagagcagctgggtagtgggcagaacaGTGGTACTAGACGCTGgaccaaacctcagaacagctggaaaaTGGATTCGATTTGGGTCTAATGTGCAAGTCACAGGAATTACAAcaaggaagaagttgtcaaagcaggatcttgaagcaaattatttttttagctcgtgtcctaataaggacagttcataCACTAGTGTAAGGGACTaatgatctccagaagtacagatggtataataatacattacatggtccaacagcttttctttttaaacagattctgacacaaatcctggcagggGATAAGCCAGCTCCCTGATCTAAAATTTGTCCACGTAGActgaaatatttcattcaaagattaacatcaggaagcgagatgttctttaaacttggattataaatgcaatttatacttaacaaaatttacactaatctgtgatatcctaaatcacattgatcagaggtttcctttcactttaaccaggcaGGATACAAGTAACGactcccctgctgtgtattcaagtgctggtcactcacagatgacaaagatctaattagcctaattgggatttcctctagaaaggttataacaaaaaacaaatttcttcccctggtctctaaatacatttcctataccaaaatacacacaatataaaaatcattagctttctatacacaatataaaaaataagtacattttcaatTATATGAATTAGTACACTGCACTAATAATTGaaagatatttttatattaagttatttataagtgatccagccacagacaCCCTTGTCTTGTACCAATATAGAATATGGGGTTTGGAGAGCAGATTTTATGGGAAGTGTCTATATTACAAATTATGGAGTTattatttacatgaaatacaagTGATAGCAATTATCACATTAATATTCAGCAATACAGCAAAACATGATTTATTCAGTGACAGTGGGGACTACCTGCAGATTCTTTATCATAGCTCGGCCTTTCATCATCCCACAGAATCTTGCGTTGGATTAATGACAGTGGAGCTCCTGTAGCGTTGGATATtagttttatttgcataaaatatgcattttgttACGGCACATGTGTACATGTGCATAAGTCCATAATCATCTAACACTTATgactaggggtgagcgggttcagatttttgaaatccgaacacccccgaacagtgccgatccgagcccagatccgagcactgttcggggattcccgcccgacgcaaaactcagaacgaggcaaaacgtcatcatcccgctgtcggatctcgcgagatccggattcatattattccccgcttcccgccgccatcttcactcgggcattggagagggaagagggagggtgtgtcgtggtgtcctctgtcctgctcagtccagtggtgctgtccggtgctctgtcctgctcagtccagtggtgctgtcctgtgctctgtcctgctcagtccagtggtgctgtcagaacccaaaacccaaaaccttgaggggggtgttttggcaaaacccattagaacccaaaacctgaaggtaatcagaacccagaacccaaaacgcgaaaagtggccggtgcacatccctacttataactagagaggcagaatggggaagGGAAGCGGTGGAGGAGGGGAGGACAAGTACAGTAAGTGAGTGTTTAAATTATTGTGACACATTACttaattaatatttccatttggacagtggcaggaaagaagattcccatatAATTTTAAAGGAGAACACAACATATgttagtatttatttaaatagaattTGCATTTGTGCTTGTATTTAActacattttatatggtaaatgtcacttttgcatttattagttACTGTCAAGACAGTACTCTGTGTTGTGTATATGacccttcattacattattatttcatgtgCAAATAGGGTAATATGCCTCAAAttcactactaacactgtcaagcgtCATCTCTCCACTTTTATgcggtgtaagtatacacacgtGATACTTTTAATTTACACTTGGGAATGCTAGTCATGAACAACTGGGCGCATCTTGACATGTGTTCGACTGACCATATGCACGTAAATGTGCTTTTTCATGTGTGTGTCTTTTCCTACATACAGTCAGGgcacaaatgcatccaactgTACCTGAGACCTTTGTGAAAATTTGTATTCCTATGTTGAGCAATCATATGATGTGAGCCAATGTTGCCTCAGTTTGGTccttcacaaaagaatgcacaagtCAAACATATCCAAGATCACTTGATTCAAGCCCTTCTCATTTTCCTATCAATATCGGATAACGTTTTAAATTCATTTATAAATGATCTCTTGTAAACATGTTAGGAAATGGCAGCTTCTCTGACTAAATGGTAGCTCcagataatataaaataaacatgttcCTGCTGTTACAGTGTAAAAATCTTTGGATGTACCTATGGAAATGTTGCATACAGTCCTTGTATAAGTTTGAACAATTTTTGGACACAATATTATAAGCCAGATCCCTTTAAATTAAAGTACACTACACATGTGAATCCTTTTGCTGTAATAGGGATAATTCTGAATTTAATTATCTTCTGTactatgtagtagtagtagtttgtGGCATTCATTGTGGAGCTCTTCCCTCTCTCAGTGGTAATGAGTGTGCTACAACTGTTCAAACATCACCTCCAAAACCccaatgattatgatgatgcttCATAAGAAATGGCTCTCTTGGTTACCAATCTATTCTCCCAGTTATTTAGGCTAAGAGTCTAGGGGGCAAATTTATTCAGAATCGTGTTGGGTGGTGGTTTTAAACTGCCACAGATTGCAAGTGGGTTAATGCTTCAATCtgccttattaaaaaaaaagtgtgtttttaGGCTGCAATGTAAAATGCCTGGTGATATGTGGAGGATTGAAAACAGTAAAACCGCCGGCAGTTTGGCTAAAACATCCATCAAAACTGCCAAGAAAACAGCAGGTTTTTCTACACCTGCatctgattggcttgatagctcaaatgCTCTGTTTGAGCTCTCTTGCTATAAAAGGAAGCACTATTGACATATAAAtgatgggggcaatcattattaattaattgaggggcaaaattaatttataattaacttatggggcaaattttattttaattacattaaggggcaatagtattttattattgtaataaactATGCAGTGCCACATGTTTGCATCATAAAAAAATTGTAGCctccattagcaatcaaatagtgttgcccagttaatataatgatatattcatatttccccataatataat is a genomic window of Mixophyes fleayi isolate aMixFle1 chromosome 2, aMixFle1.hap1, whole genome shotgun sequence containing:
- the LOC142140579 gene encoding uncharacterized protein LOC142140579, which translates into the protein MEVEGSEEGEGEVEETGQGRKTKTGRNVRFSHDENCVLVHNIIPCYEVILGNLAARTPLRRRHQLWGRVCEAVNAVGPLKRTVAHCRKRFSDIKRRLKEKMAQERRSTRRTGGGPPLRMEYTTYEEELRQIMPAEIVEGINVQDTDSPSFGQVVDSPGPQFSPSARPTPPPSARDSGTDEQAGPSSYQPPQAESLEMSPEPEDQTTITLVTVDAPVSGLQEVSPGPAEPSHHQPAPETMDPAREMALSIGAFQQQQTLFMDRQTGHMSQIAAQLRRIHRSTSQIPAAINRLASALEQTNVQLAQMSGSVDAMHSSIREGNANVIRLAGQLQQELIARLPAPFSSASTSAASTPTTSLQSTPPRRGARTRDMYCGASLHTKDAAAGGSTSIQKRDKMTKHFTQLSVKQVFAKGNKLDSQHPVAQQIAKAMTAITSIPQLYFEAKQKVIQHLENAIVPTVHLTMDTWTSVHAGITRVSQLINSTGVSSFLEIQAKWELPGLKIWRYLQIKHFLISGLPHNDIIRAIISFETWCLADGCLPHLLSKIYKLLIENLFSSFPKFTTAWQQDLGERVREADWLATWSFC